GCTGATGTCGTGCTCCATCCGATCGGGTTTGCCGCCTGGTTTGGGCTCTTCGTAACCTCCCTCAATCTGCTTCCGATCGGCCAGCTCGACGGTGGCCATGTCGCATATGCCCTGTGTGGCCGGCGCCAACGGACGATGGCGCTCGCCTTTCTTCCAATTCTGTTGATCTTAGGGTTCTATGGCTGGTCAGGCTGGTTCTTGTGGGCGTTCATGGCGGGGCTGTGGGGGATCGGGCATCCTCCTGTCATGGATCCTCATGTTCCGTTGGGTCGTAACCGAACGATTGTCGGATGGATTGCCTTGGCCGTACTCGTGGTCACCTTTGCGCCGGTGCCGTTTTCCTTCCACTAACTGCTTCGTGACTTCTACCTTTTCACTCGTCCCGCCCCATACGTTTGCGGCCCGGGCCAATAGGTAGTGCTTCCAGTCATTGATCTGGGGGGGGGGATGGACCATGAATGGCTCGGCCACCCCGTGGTGTCATGGGTGAAGCCAGACTCCCACTTACCACACCGTCAGAATTTCCGGAGCCCCCTCAATCGTCGTCAGAACGCCGGCTTGTCCGGTAGGCTGTCGAGGTGGAGCCGAAACGTTCCGTTCTTCGCGTCGGCCACGTAGCGCCGCAGGGCTTCGCTGACCACGGGGAAGGCCATCGTCTCCCAGGGAATGTCGGAGAGAGGAAACATTCGGACATCCAAGCTTTCCGGTCCCGCCTGAAACGCCGGTGTCTGCATTCTGCCACGAAACACCAGATAGACCTGTCCGATATTGGGTAGACTCAGCACGGCATAGAGCCCGGTAATGGTGACGTCTGCATGGGCCTCTTCAACTGTTTCGCGCACCGCCGCTTGCTCAATGCTTTCGCCGAGCTCCATAAATCCAGCCGGAAACGTCCACAACCCTAGCCGAGGTTCAATGGCCCGTCGGCACAAGAGGATTTTATCCTCCCATTCCGGAATACAACCTGCGACGATTTTTGGATTGTGATAATGAATGCGTTCGCACTGGTCGCACACGTGCCTGGGCAAGGTGTCCCCGAGAGGAATTTTATGCGTCACCGTTGCGCCACAGTGGCTGCAATAGTTCATGAGAACTTGCTTCGGGTGGTTCTCGTTAGGAATACAATACGGATAGCACAAATACGCTGCGCTTTGCACACCGGCGTCAAGCCTTGGCCCCGAGCGATGCCTGCGAAAACGAGCGGCCTGCCGGAAAACAGGTGATGACCGCGAGTGGA
This region of Nitrospira sp. genomic DNA includes:
- a CDS encoding NUDIX hydrolase: MNYCSHCGATVTHKIPLGDTLPRHVCDQCERIHYHNPKIVAGCIPEWEDKILLCRRAIEPRLGLWTFPAGFMELGESIEQAAVRETVEEAHADVTITGLYAVLSLPNIGQVYLVFRGRMQTPAFQAGPESLDVRMFPLSDIPWETMAFPVVSEALRRYVADAKNGTFRLHLDSLPDKPAF